A single bacterium DNA region contains:
- a CDS encoding GntR family transcriptional regulator, giving the protein MIERKPLRAHVQKEILARIADHRLPAGTRINESHLAADLGLSRTPLREAMLGLEAVGFLDSDMGRGFLVPPLDADEFRDMQAMLAKMAPYALGMLGELPGPRVMELNNLLGRARLRVTRPGPERAGAVADLVHRWGALCVAGCPNRLLAADLARLDALSRRYWHEAVVLDYDPAPLLAGYEELYDLLRERRTDAAVVAWENLIAHQASEAARVLPTVPRGLTRHDAP; this is encoded by the coding sequence ATGATCGAACGCAAACCGCTGCGCGCGCACGTGCAAAAGGAGATCCTGGCCCGGATCGCCGACCACCGCCTGCCCGCCGGGACCCGCATCAACGAGAGCCATCTGGCCGCCGACCTCGGCCTCAGCCGCACGCCCCTGCGCGAGGCCATGCTCGGCCTCGAGGCCGTGGGTTTCCTCGACAGCGACATGGGCCGCGGTTTCCTGGTGCCCCCTCTCGACGCCGACGAGTTCCGCGACATGCAGGCCATGCTGGCCAAGATGGCGCCCTACGCCCTCGGCATGCTGGGCGAGCTGCCCGGCCCGCGGGTCATGGAGCTGAACAACCTGCTGGGGCGCGCCCGGCTGCGCGTCACCCGGCCCGGACCGGAGCGGGCCGGCGCCGTCGCCGACCTGGTCCACCGCTGGGGCGCCCTGTGCGTCGCCGGCTGCCCGAATCGCCTGCTCGCCGCCGACCTCGCCCGGCTCGATGCCCTGTCGCGGCGCTACTGGCACGAGGCCGTCGTGCTGGACTACGACCCCGCGCCCCTGCTCGCCGGCTACGAGGAGCTCTACGACCTCCTGCGCGAGCGCCGCACCGACGCCGCGGTCGTGGCGTGGGAGAATCTCATCGCCCATCAGGCCAGCGAGGCCGCCCGGGTGCTGCCGACGGTCCCGCGGGGACTCACGCGGCACGACGCGCCGTGA
- a CDS encoding polynucleotide adenylyltransferase → MDLRPERQLDRLAPDLHRVLDDVCRRLAAAGGRAWLVGGTVRDLALGRDTGDLDLEVFGLPADRLQDTLAAAYDLDLVGRAFGILKLRGWPVDVGLPRREAKLGRGHKGFAIDSDPHLDLPTAAARRDFTLNAVYLDPLTGEVADPWQGLDDLDRGLLRHTSPAFGEDPLRVLRGMQLVARFELHAVPETVALCRAVAREGLPGERLWGEWVKLLTLGRRPSLGLEFLRETGWLAHFPELDALRGCPQDPHHHPEGDVWIHTLHALDAFAAERTGDPWEDLVVGCAVLCHDLGKPGHTTREPDGRVRSLGHEQVSVARTESLLGAMTDNRRLLAEVKPLVAEHGHPTQLFRAGASAAAVRRLAARVGRIDRLVRVARADNFGRPPLPADAYPAGDWLLAVAAAHDVIDTAPAPLIQGRHLVALGETPGPRFTPILDEVYAAQLDGDVTDETAALALLKRILARSDDPEGKGRRKD, encoded by the coding sequence ATGGACCTGCGACCCGAACGCCAGCTCGACCGTCTCGCGCCCGATCTGCACCGGGTGCTCGACGACGTCTGCCGCCGCCTCGCCGCGGCCGGCGGGCGCGCCTGGCTGGTGGGGGGCACGGTGCGCGACCTGGCCCTGGGCCGCGACACGGGCGACCTGGACCTCGAGGTCTTCGGCCTGCCCGCCGACCGCCTGCAGGACACCCTCGCCGCCGCCTACGACCTCGACCTGGTGGGCCGCGCCTTCGGCATCCTCAAGCTGCGCGGCTGGCCCGTCGACGTGGGCCTGCCCCGGCGCGAGGCCAAGCTCGGGCGCGGGCACAAGGGGTTCGCCATCGACTCGGATCCGCACCTCGACCTGCCGACGGCGGCCGCGCGGCGCGACTTCACCCTCAACGCCGTGTACCTCGATCCGCTGACCGGCGAGGTGGCCGATCCCTGGCAGGGCCTGGACGACCTGGACCGCGGCCTGCTGCGCCACACGAGTCCGGCCTTCGGCGAGGATCCGCTGCGGGTGCTGCGCGGCATGCAGCTCGTGGCGCGCTTCGAGCTGCACGCGGTGCCCGAGACGGTGGCCCTGTGCCGCGCCGTCGCGCGCGAGGGCCTGCCCGGCGAGCGCCTGTGGGGCGAGTGGGTGAAGCTGCTCACCCTGGGCCGGCGCCCGAGCCTGGGCCTGGAGTTCCTGCGCGAGACGGGCTGGCTGGCCCACTTCCCCGAGCTCGACGCCCTGCGCGGCTGCCCGCAGGACCCGCACCACCACCCCGAGGGCGACGTGTGGATCCACACCCTGCACGCCCTGGACGCCTTCGCCGCCGAGCGCACGGGCGACCCGTGGGAAGATCTCGTCGTGGGCTGCGCCGTCCTCTGCCACGACCTGGGGAAGCCCGGCCACACGACCCGCGAGCCGGACGGCCGCGTGCGGTCGCTGGGCCACGAGCAGGTCTCGGTGGCGCGCACGGAGTCGCTGCTCGGCGCCATGACCGACAACCGCCGTCTGCTGGCCGAGGTGAAGCCCCTGGTGGCCGAGCACGGGCACCCGACGCAGCTCTTCAGGGCGGGCGCTTCGGCCGCGGCGGTGCGGCGGCTGGCGGCGCGCGTGGGGCGCATCGATCGCCTGGTGCGGGTGGCGCGGGCCGACAACTTCGGCCGCCCGCCCCTGCCTGCCGACGCCTATCCCGCCGGCGACTGGCTCCTGGCCGTGGCCGCCGCGCACGACGTGATCGACACCGCGCCCGCGCCCCTGATCCAGGGCCGGCACCTGGTGGCCCTCGGCGAGACGCCGGGGCCCCGCTTCACGCCCATCCTCGACGAGGTGTACGCCGCCCAGCTCGACGGCGACGTGACCGACGAGACCGCGGCGCTGGCGCTGCTGAAGCGCATCCTCGCCCGCAGTGATGATCCGGAAGGGAAGGGTCGTCGGAAAGACTAG